A segment of the Nostoc sp. TCL26-01 genome:
CCTTCGGGAATGATGATTTCTAGAGGTTTCAGACACCCAGCATTTAGGGGAATATTATCATCAACTAGAGTCCGGAAGACGTATAAAACTGCTGCTTGGGTGACAGCTTTGGGGGCATTAAAGTTACTTTTTAATTGCTTGGATGTGCCAGTAAAATCAATAATGGCGCTGCGATTTTCTCGATTAATGGTAACTTTAACTTGAATAACAGCACCGCTATCCATTTCATAAATAAATGAGCCATCCTTGAGAACATCAATTGCTCGTCTCACTGACTCCTCAGCATTATCTTGCACAAATTTCATGTAAGCTTGTACTGTGTGGAGTCCATATTGAGAAACCATTTGACGCAGTTCCTGCGCTCCTCGTGCATTGGCAGCAATTTGTGCATGAAAATCAGCAATATTTTGCTGAGGATTACGGGCAGGGTAAGGATGATTTAGTAGTAACTCCCGCACTGCTGTTTCCCGAAAATTTCCCTGTTCAACTAACAGAAAATTATCAAATATAATTCCTTCTTCTTCTACTGTAGTACTGTGAGGAGGCATGGAACCGGGGGTAATACCACCAATATCGGCTTGATGTCCACGAGCAGCGACGTAGAATAGGGGACTGGGGACTGGGAACTGGGGACTAGAGGGATGTTTGCTAGTTTCTAGAAATACGGGAGTAATGGCAGTGACATCGGGAAGGTGAGTTCCGCCATTATAAGGATTATTAGATAGATATACATTTCCTGGTTTGATCGTGTTGCTTTGAGCATTAATTAAACTCTGCACACTTTCACTCATTGAACCTAGATGTACAGGGATGTGAGGAGCGTTGGCAACTAATAATCCAGCAGCATCAAAAATAGCACAGGAGAAATCTAAACGTTCTTTGATGTTGACTGATGCGGCGGTATTTTGGAGAACAATCCCCATTTGTTCAGCGATAAATTGATAAAGGTTTTTAAATATTTCTAACCGCACGGGGTCGGGTGGAGATGTAATATACATTTTTGCATCCTGTGAGCGATCGCTAAATATAAGGGACTGCCAACTAAAAAAAATATACAATTACTTTGGTGAGCAGGGGAGGCGGGGGAAGCAGGGAAAGCAGGGGAGGAAAAATCTCATGATCATATTTGCTCTCACCCATTGAATATTTTATTTTCTAATCCCTCTTTTGTTACTTTAGGAAAAGAAAAATTGACAAGAAACTCAACTAGCAACAGAGAAACTGACTGGAGAAGCGCGAAAATCATTCATAAAGTCGATTAATCTCAAAAAGCAACGCTTCATACCAGGAATGTTAAATACTGTGAGCCAAGGTTGAATCAAACAGTAAAAAATATAGGACGGATACTATTCCATTCTCTGTTTTACCTAAGTTTCCAATATATTGCCTAGTCACATAATCTGTTGATTTTCCCTTTTTTTGATCTCCGGTTTCGTCAATACATAAAATTATTTCTCTTTCTCCAATAAACGTTTTGCTCAACCACAGCCTAATTTCTCTTAATTTTTTGACATCCCACAGTGCATCTCTCAAAAAATGATGTAGTGTTTGGCTATCTTTTAACCCCATTGTTTTAGCTATTTCTGGTAGGGTTTTTCGAGGGATTTCTGAAAGTATGCCCAAATGTAAGAATTTGAAGGCTTCAAAATGCCTCACATCCTCAAATACTGAATAATAGTGCTGGCAATAGTTA
Coding sequences within it:
- a CDS encoding hydantoinase B/oxoprolinase family protein, whose protein sequence is MYITSPPDPVRLEIFKNLYQFIAEQMGIVLQNTAASVNIKERLDFSCAIFDAAGLLVANAPHIPVHLGSMSESVQSLINAQSNTIKPGNVYLSNNPYNGGTHLPDVTAITPVFLETSKHPSSPQFPVPSPLFYVAARGHQADIGGITPGSMPPHSTTVEEEGIIFDNFLLVEQGNFRETAVRELLLNHPYPARNPQQNIADFHAQIAANARGAQELRQMVSQYGLHTVQAYMKFVQDNAEESVRRAIDVLKDGSFIYEMDSGAVIQVKVTINRENRSAIIDFTGTSKQLKSNFNAPKAVTQAAVLYVFRTLVDDNIPLNAGCLKPLEIIIPEGCMLNPTYPAAVVAGNVETSQTIVDALYGALGAIAASQGTMNNITFGNQHYQYYETICGGSGAGSDFNGTDAVHTHMTNSRLTDPEVLETRYPVQVESFCLRPDSGGKGKYSGGNGVIRRIKFLEPMTANILSSHRRIPPFGLNGGEAGQVGHNWIQRQDGTQENLDSTATVEMLSGDVFVIETPGGGGFGSIRS